A window of Mustela lutreola isolate mMusLut2 chromosome X, mMusLut2.pri, whole genome shotgun sequence genomic DNA:
GAGTCACTGGTAAGTATGCATCAGAATTTTCTTCAGGGCTTTGTCAAAACACAGATTGCTGACCTCCAGTGTTTCTAACTCAATAAATTGGGAGTAGGAAACTGAgtgtttgcatttctaccaagttcCCAGGTATTCTTCTGATGATGTTTTGGGGACTGCACTTTGAGAACAACTGCTTTTTAATTTACAATTAGCCAAAGTAAGAGACAGATATTTTGGAGTAATTTTGTCCAAAAAGCCTAAATgattaatttgaatttcagaacTTCTGAACTCATATGGCATATGAATAGAGACTTGGaaagtaaatgtaaatttaaatttaatgtaaatgtaaatttaatgtaaatttcCAAAGGAGAACCTATAGAAGTTACAAACCTTATTGAGACATTTTAAGACCATATAAAAACATTTAGCATGTTAATAACAGTGTACAGAGTTGACTATAATAAAAAGTGGCTTTTGTCTGATGTCCTGTTTTAGGTAGTCAAGTGGGAAAATGGGCAAATTTTAAGGTGGCTACCGAAGAAAAGGATCCAGCCAACTTCAGTAGATGTGATGTAGTACCCTGGATAGCTCCTTGGAAGAGTTGCTGGTTTGAGTCTAAGCCTAATCTTACCTAAGTAAGCCTCTTTTCTACTTAGCACCCCACTTCTTGTTAGAATTCTGAATGTTCAAGGAGGCCATATATTTGAATAGTGTTTAGTCCCTAGGAACTAGAGGGTGGAGGATTGTTTAAATTTCCTAAGTAATATTTGGCCTCCCTATAAGATGAAGTAACAAGAGAGCCATAATCCCAAGGAGGTCTATGTAAGGGTCTAGACATATgtagataaaacaaaacagttcAAACTAAGAATTGGGTTTCATCCTGAAATTAAgaatcattttcattatttccttcctgtttttaGTGAGTCAGAGTTCATTTCACTCCTAAATTATTTATTGAACTGACCTAAAATGTAGTCTCAACAGGTTTTCAAAGTGAACACAATACAAAATGATCTTACAACTTCATAACATGTTCCTAGAAAACACAGCCTATATAAACACTGAAAGTTCTTAAAGGCAACACAGCATCTACCTAACTTCTCTGCTTTTTACAACTTTTAgtatatttaaatagaaatttaattaaaGCAAGATtaaaacctattttatttttttattttttttaaagattttatttatttatcagagagagagagagggagggagagtgagcacaggcagacagaatggcaggcagaggcagagagagaagcaggctccctgatgagcaaggagcccgaagcgggactcgatcccaggatgctgggatcatgacctgagatgaaagcagctgcttaaccaactgaaccacccagccgtCCCTAAAAcctattttaaacaaaagattgTGCATGCTTAATGTGTGCAATatgatttggtatatatacatatatatgtgtgtgtatatatatgtatatatatatatatatatatatatatatatacataaaggaTTACTATAGTCAAGCTGATTAACGTATCATTTCCTCACAGTTACCAATTTTTTGTGTTATGAGAGCACCTGAAATGTATTCTCTTGGCAAATTTCCAGTAttaaatatagtattattaacaaCAATATAATTATTGTATTACTAACAaccatatatagtatatatgcaatatagtattattaactatattaacCAATATAGTATTATATAACAATTTTATGAATTAGCATAATAGTCATCATGCTGTAGATAATTTCTAGATTTATGCATCCTATATAACTGTAACTTTGCATACTTCATTCAGTATCTCCCTATTTCTTTTGCCTCCTTGTCCTTGgtaactaccattctactttctacttCTTTGTATTAgactttttagattccacatgtaagaacacccagtatttttcttttgtgtctggcttatttcacttagcacaatttCCTCCAACTTCATCTATGTCAaaacaaatagcaggatttccttctttttcataattagataatatttaaaatatcccattttctttattcattcactgattGACAGGCTATTTCTATgtcttggttattatgaataatgctccAACGAATATGGGAATGCAGATATATCTTCAAAGtactgaattcatttcttttgggtatatatcctgaaaagaaattgctggatcatgtggtagttctatttttagaacTCTATGCTTATTTGAAGGTCCATCAGTGGTATTTCTTATCTTATGAATTTTAAgtccatttaaagaaaataagtaaaagtctTACTTAAACAGATAATATTCAAACTGACTCTAATACAATATCCTAAAAACACCTTTGTTATATATATCCTATGacatttaaatgagaaaaacatattaaaaacacaaatactaTAAATTAAATCAGGGGGAGATTTTTCAACCTCATATATATCCTCATATATATCCTCCCCTTCACTGTTCTTCAAGCAAATTTATGACTTAAAAAGATATTAATCAAAGTTCCATTTCAATCTAGGTTATAGAAAAGATGGAAATAGCATCACTTCTaccctaacaacaacaaaaaaaggcaaataagcAACAAAATCATAACATTTCTTGAACCCATAAGAGTTGATGTCAAAGGGCAGCAGAATAGCCTCAAATACAAAGACAAAACTTCCAAAGACAGACAGAATACAAATTGGTTCACCTATAGCAGAACACCAGGGTACAAGACATAAGGTGCAATAAAGCAGTAAGGAGAattgagataaatattttaatgaattgcCTAAAACCAAATGTGGAATAGCATGACATCATAGAACTTCGTGGAGTTGCAAAGACAAGGGAAGTTGGCATCCACTCTCAGGCTTTTCTTCACAGACTTACATCTGGTGATCATGGAAAGATGGATGGCAGGGCAAAATATCAGATAAAGCCTCCCTAAACATCACAGGCCTGGAAGAAGAGGACAGCCATTGTTGCAGGAAAAGCAAAACACTGCACAAATGTCACTGATTGGAGGCGGGGGAATAGGGTAGCACACATGGTTGACTCTAAGGAAACTTGTGAACACCCACTGCTTCCAAGgaagggtaaaagaaaaaaaaatatctctgtttcttaggagagggaaagaaaaccatTCTAGACACAGATAATTAGAGCCTTCTTACCAATGGGAATGGGTGAAAAAATTCCCTCAAAGGCTCACAAAGATATAAGGTAAAATTTGAGTGCCACATAGAGGAGAGGCAGTAATACTgagaaaacattctggaaaaCCAGAGACACAGACTACCTAAAACTGAAGCTGAATTGGGACAGCAGAGAAACATCCTTGTCACACTACCCTGCTAGCATGTACTAAATAAAAAGCAACAGCAAAGTAATTGATCGTAAATCTTATTATACAATGAaaaactataggggcgcctgggtggtcttgattttggctcaagtcacaatctcaggattATGGAATTGAGCCCCCATATCCagggcagaatctgcttgagctactctctctctctctcctctttgcctGTCACCctgctcactatctctctctttctctaagtaaataaaaactttaaaaataaaatacaatgaaaaactgtaaaactttaaaaagtagacAGGAAAAATCTTTGACTTAGCATCACAAGTCTTAGGTGAAGATTTCTTAAGTATGAAACCAAAGCCATGATCCATGCAATTTTGAATTGATAAATTAgatctcatcaaaattaaaatattttgttctgcAAAGATCCTATCACAAGTATGAAAATATAAACTAGAATTGGGGAAAATATCTGGAAATCACATATATGACAGAGGCCTTGtacccagaatatgtaaagaatttcgTATATTCAACAAAAAACAAGGATCCAATTAGTAATTaatacagttttgtaatatagcttaaagtcCAGAACTGTGGtgcctctttgcttttctttttcaagactgctttggaaATTCATGGCCTTTTTTTGTTCTctataaatttaagaatttttattttagttctgtgaaaaacgctGTTAGTACttcaatagggattgcattatatgtgtggattgctttgggcaatacagacattttaaaaatatttgttcttccctgCCTGTGGATGCCGCCAAGTAAGCATCGTTAAAGTCTCCCCTCCCACCGCCGTCATGTCTAAGTCAGAGTCTCCCAAAGAGCCTGAACAGCTGCGGAAGCTCTTCATCGGAGGTCTGAGCTTTGAAACAACCGATGAGAGTCTGAGGAGCCATTTTGAGCAATGGGGAACACTTACGGACTGTGTGGTAATGAGAGATCCGAACACCAAGCgctccagaggctttgggtttgtcacatatgccactgtggaggaggtggatgcagccatgaatgcaaggccacacaaggtggatggaagagttgtggaaccaaagagggctgtctcaagagaagattctcaaatacctggtgcccacttaactgtgaaaaagatttttgttggtggcattaaagaagacactgaagaacatCATCTAAGAGATTATTTCGAACAGTATGGGAAAACCGAAgtgattgagatcatgactgaccgaggcagtggcaaaaagaggggttttgcttttgtaacatttgatgaccatgattctgtagacaagattgtcattcaaaaataccatactgtgaatggccacaactgtgaagtaaggaaagcgctctctaagcaagagatggctagtgcttcatccagccaaagaggtcgaagtggttctggaaactttggtggtggtcgtggaggtggttttggtgggaatgacaacTTTGTTCGTGGAGGAAACTTCAGTGGTCGAGGTGGCTTTGATGGCAGTCGAGGTGGTGGTGGatatggtggcagtggggatggctataacggatttggtaatgatggaagcaactttggaggtggcggaagctataataattttggcaattacaacaatcaatcctcaaattttggacccatgaaaggaggcaattttggaggcaggagaggagagccagagaagtgacagggaagctacaggttacaacagatttgtgaactcagccaagcacagtggtggcagggcctagctgctacaaagaagacatgttttagacaatactcatgtgtatggggaaaaaaactcgaggactgtatttgtgactaattgtataacaggttattttagtttctgttctgtggaaagtttaaa
This region includes:
- the LOC131821987 gene encoding heterogeneous nuclear ribonucleoprotein A1-like encodes the protein MSKSESPKEPEQLRKLFIGGLSFETTDESLRSHFEQWGTLTDCVVMRDPNTKRSRGFGFVTYATVEEVDAAMNARPHKVDGRVVEPKRAVSREDSQIPGAHLTVKKIFVGGIKEDTEEHHLRDYFEQYGKTEVIEIMTDRGSGKKRGFAFVTFDDHDSVDKIVIQKYHTVNGHNCEVRKALSKQEMASASSSQRGRSGSGNFGGGRGGGFGGNDNFVRGGNFSGRGGFDGSRGGGGYGGSGDGYNGFGNDGSNFGGGGSYNNFGNYNNQSSNFGPMKGGNFGGRRGEPEK